The following are encoded together in the Bradysia coprophila strain Holo2 unplaced genomic scaffold, BU_Bcop_v1 contig_94, whole genome shotgun sequence genome:
- the LOC119085171 gene encoding tyrosine-protein phosphatase non-receptor type 13-like isoform X2: protein MFYCCSATLQVDDQAPPSPKKQTHSTSNCYSIQEGRIIEKRYPKNRYISPVRLKNKTLCPLFSNTSTPLAKKIFQHQKKTNKAASSNDEPDQNDVTLAADKRSSPNPDIIRREKRNPLTSTRLSCYRPKLSGEYNLHHCKSVDDFMFLNADEAASTFSDCSGDMTALIRDNDADECASTLNVSDVLSSRGERANNQPKTVNTDSELNSGYMAAKSMLDDLNANYTKNNTPMASKKKSGAGNLSERFKTMSNRTQKIFSRLYKQHQPVGKDNATPNSFAIRSKPLASVDQSKIIPGANSRRSLSYGNLPALDLFQRNLDVFESNVIKIDIKDAACDDHSLNSDSAFEAKIQSDVQAEDADSGILVNESGQSSIIVVEPEEAGNVTLTPSNISDVADNFKVEYKFVQLHLDEDDIDRSLRLVLNPQHFDGGKRLGYQVADIIPGGLIDRNGTIHIGDEVVSISGRKLSGLSVMQVQNLLSDCTKGTGETKVDLVICRSETNAKDVHIKDRRKFSAESYLSDMNGHEIGSNEFASVALKIDGKFNTLGTPRRTSPKFSILKSMEPKSSTDTHTSPLRSSELVQKRQTQFQKNNTSYSSMSNKLFRRSLIGKKQQQNQFSVNISDSTPEIDSSGHSNASISSYSKLLAKSSHNLCDDEKISLSLVSPLIATNLSAKQRDNLSDPKFDSSAGNYCTLPRRPKSALCSFQTIVFEKGPGKKSLGFTIVGGVDSPRGALGIFIKNILPSGQAAEDGRLQAGDEILAVNGHVCHDLSHEEAVKLIKGVKQGEIALNICRRHKMSVKNVAT, encoded by the exons ATCAAGCGCCGCCATCGCCGAAGAAACAAACACACAGTACGTCGAACTGTTACAGCATTCAAGAGGGACGAATTATCGAAAAAAGATATCCAAAAAATCGCTACATATCACCGGTGCGATTGAAAAACAAGACCTTGTGTCCACTGTTTTCCAACACGAGTACACCGTTGGcgaaaaagattttccaaCATCAAAAGAAAACGAACAAGGCTGCATCGTCGAACGATGAACCAGATCAAAACGATGTAACATTAGCGGCGGATAAGCGATCGTCACCGAATCCGGACATAATTCGCCGGGAGAAACGAAATCCATTGACTAGCACAAGACTGAGTTGTTATAGACCAAAATTGTCGGGAGAGTACAATTTGCATCATTGCAAATCTGTGGATGATTTTATGTTCTTGAATGCTGACGAAGCAGCTTCAACATTTTCGGATTGCTCGGGTGATATGACCGCATTGATCAGAGATAATGATGCCGACGAATGTGCAAGCACACTTAATGTGAGCGATGTGTTGAGTTCACGCGGGGAACGTGCAAACAATCAACCAAAGACTGTAAATACAGATTCGGAATTAAACTCTGGGTACATGGCTGCGAAGTCCATGCTTGACGACCTGAACGCTAACTATACAAAGAACAACACACCGATGGCATCGAAGAAGAAAAGTGGCGCCGGCAATTTGTCGGAGCGATTCAAAACAATGTCCAATCGAACGCAGAAAATATTCTCGCGGCTCTACAAACAACACCAACCCGTTGGGAAGGACAACGCCACTCCCAATTCATTCGCTATTAGATCTAAGCCGTTAGCATCCGTTGATCAGAGTAAAATAATTCCCGGTGCGAACAGTCGACGCAGCTTAAGCTACGGCAATCTGCCAGCGTTGGACCTTTTCCAGCGGAATCTTGATGTGTTCGAAAGCAATGTGATCAAAATCGATATCAAAGATGCCGCGTGCGACGATCACTCCCTGAATTCGGATTCAGCATTTGAGGCAAAAATCCAGTCCGATGTACAGGCAGAAGATGCCGATTCTGGAATTTTGGTCAACGAGTCTGGCCAATCGTCAATCATTGTTGTCGAGCCGGAAGAGGCAGGAAATGTTACACTTACTCCGAGCAACATCAGTGATGTTGCGGACAACTTCAAAGTGGAATACAAATTTGTGCAGTTGCATCTCGACGAAGATGACATTGATCGAAGTCTTCGATTGGTTCTCAATCCGCAACACTTCGATGGTGGTAAACGGTTGGGTTATCAAGTAGCGGATATTATTCCGGGTGGTTTGATAGACCG AAATGGTACCATTCACATTGGCGATGAAGTGGTCAGCATTTCGGGTAGGAAATTGAGTGGTCTCTCTGTGATGCAAGTGCAGAATCTGCTGTCTGACTGTACGAAGGGAACGGGCGAAACAAAAGTTGATCTTGTGATTTGTCGATCGGAGACAAATGCCAAAGATGTGCACATCAAAGACAGACGAAAGTTTTCAGCTGAATCATATCTGAGCGATATGAATGGACATGAAATTGGATCGAATGAGTTTGCGTCGGTTGCATTAAA AATCGACGGTAAATTCAACACGCTTGGAACACCACGTCGAACGTCTCCGAAGTTTTCCATCCTCAAATCTATGGAACCGAAATCATCGACCGACACTCATACATCGCCACTTCGTAGCTCCGAGCTGGTTCAAAAGCGTCAGACacaattccagaaaaacaacACCTCCTACTCGAGCATGTCGAACAAACTGTTCCGACGCTCCCTAATTGGCAAAAAGCAACAGCAAAATCAATTCTCCGTCAACATATCGGATTCAACGCCTGAAATCGATTCATCGGGCCATTCGAACGCTTCAATATCGTCTTACAGTAAACTACTCGCTAAAAGCAGTCACAATCTGTGCGACGACGAAAAAATTAGTCTTAGTCTAGTCAGCCCGCTGATCGCCACCAATCTCTCCGCCAAACAACGGGACAACTTATCCGACCCGAAATTCGATTCGAGTGCTGGCAATTATTGTACCTTGCCGAGGCGACCCAAGTCAGCCTTATGTTCATTCCAAACGATCGTGTTCGAAAAGGGGCCCGGCAAGAAATCGCTCGGCTTCACAATCGTTGGAGGTGTTGACAGTCCACGCGGTGCTTTAggtattttcatcaaaaacattttgccgTCTGGCCAAGCAGCTGAGGACGGTCGTTTGCAGGCGGGCGATGAGATTTTAGCGGTTAACGGACATGTGTGTCATGATTTGTCGCACGAGGAAGCGGTTAAATTGATCAAGGGCGTTAAGCAAGGCGAAATTGCATTAAATATTTGTCGTAGACATAAGATGAGCGTTAAAAATGTTGCTACTTAA
- the LOC119085171 gene encoding uncharacterized protein LOC119085171 isoform X1, with the protein MKWFKKNSSDSPRLISLSPLRHCDTILLDTNNTENEILTTNDDDGDDDDDDVFATVSRSNNTDVCSSNNNNNTTINVRKSRIDQAPPSPKKQTHSTSNCYSIQEGRIIEKRYPKNRYISPVRLKNKTLCPLFSNTSTPLAKKIFQHQKKTNKAASSNDEPDQNDVTLAADKRSSPNPDIIRREKRNPLTSTRLSCYRPKLSGEYNLHHCKSVDDFMFLNADEAASTFSDCSGDMTALIRDNDADECASTLNVSDVLSSRGERANNQPKTVNTDSELNSGYMAAKSMLDDLNANYTKNNTPMASKKKSGAGNLSERFKTMSNRTQKIFSRLYKQHQPVGKDNATPNSFAIRSKPLASVDQSKIIPGANSRRSLSYGNLPALDLFQRNLDVFESNVIKIDIKDAACDDHSLNSDSAFEAKIQSDVQAEDADSGILVNESGQSSIIVVEPEEAGNVTLTPSNISDVADNFKVEYKFVQLHLDEDDIDRSLRLVLNPQHFDGGKRLGYQVADIIPGGLIDRNGTIHIGDEVVSISGRKLSGLSVMQVQNLLSDCTKGTGETKVDLVICRSETNAKDVHIKDRRKFSAESYLSDMNGHEIGSNEFASVALKIDGKFNTLGTPRRTSPKFSILKSMEPKSSTDTHTSPLRSSELVQKRQTQFQKNNTSYSSMSNKLFRRSLIGKKQQQNQFSVNISDSTPEIDSSGHSNASISSYSKLLAKSSHNLCDDEKISLSLVSPLIATNLSAKQRDNLSDPKFDSSAGNYCTLPRRPKSALCSFQTIVFEKGPGKKSLGFTIVGGVDSPRGALGIFIKNILPSGQAAEDGRLQAGDEILAVNGHVCHDLSHEEAVKLIKGVKQGEIALNICRRHKMSVKNVAT; encoded by the exons ATCAAGCGCCGCCATCGCCGAAGAAACAAACACACAGTACGTCGAACTGTTACAGCATTCAAGAGGGACGAATTATCGAAAAAAGATATCCAAAAAATCGCTACATATCACCGGTGCGATTGAAAAACAAGACCTTGTGTCCACTGTTTTCCAACACGAGTACACCGTTGGcgaaaaagattttccaaCATCAAAAGAAAACGAACAAGGCTGCATCGTCGAACGATGAACCAGATCAAAACGATGTAACATTAGCGGCGGATAAGCGATCGTCACCGAATCCGGACATAATTCGCCGGGAGAAACGAAATCCATTGACTAGCACAAGACTGAGTTGTTATAGACCAAAATTGTCGGGAGAGTACAATTTGCATCATTGCAAATCTGTGGATGATTTTATGTTCTTGAATGCTGACGAAGCAGCTTCAACATTTTCGGATTGCTCGGGTGATATGACCGCATTGATCAGAGATAATGATGCCGACGAATGTGCAAGCACACTTAATGTGAGCGATGTGTTGAGTTCACGCGGGGAACGTGCAAACAATCAACCAAAGACTGTAAATACAGATTCGGAATTAAACTCTGGGTACATGGCTGCGAAGTCCATGCTTGACGACCTGAACGCTAACTATACAAAGAACAACACACCGATGGCATCGAAGAAGAAAAGTGGCGCCGGCAATTTGTCGGAGCGATTCAAAACAATGTCCAATCGAACGCAGAAAATATTCTCGCGGCTCTACAAACAACACCAACCCGTTGGGAAGGACAACGCCACTCCCAATTCATTCGCTATTAGATCTAAGCCGTTAGCATCCGTTGATCAGAGTAAAATAATTCCCGGTGCGAACAGTCGACGCAGCTTAAGCTACGGCAATCTGCCAGCGTTGGACCTTTTCCAGCGGAATCTTGATGTGTTCGAAAGCAATGTGATCAAAATCGATATCAAAGATGCCGCGTGCGACGATCACTCCCTGAATTCGGATTCAGCATTTGAGGCAAAAATCCAGTCCGATGTACAGGCAGAAGATGCCGATTCTGGAATTTTGGTCAACGAGTCTGGCCAATCGTCAATCATTGTTGTCGAGCCGGAAGAGGCAGGAAATGTTACACTTACTCCGAGCAACATCAGTGATGTTGCGGACAACTTCAAAGTGGAATACAAATTTGTGCAGTTGCATCTCGACGAAGATGACATTGATCGAAGTCTTCGATTGGTTCTCAATCCGCAACACTTCGATGGTGGTAAACGGTTGGGTTATCAAGTAGCGGATATTATTCCGGGTGGTTTGATAGACCG AAATGGTACCATTCACATTGGCGATGAAGTGGTCAGCATTTCGGGTAGGAAATTGAGTGGTCTCTCTGTGATGCAAGTGCAGAATCTGCTGTCTGACTGTACGAAGGGAACGGGCGAAACAAAAGTTGATCTTGTGATTTGTCGATCGGAGACAAATGCCAAAGATGTGCACATCAAAGACAGACGAAAGTTTTCAGCTGAATCATATCTGAGCGATATGAATGGACATGAAATTGGATCGAATGAGTTTGCGTCGGTTGCATTAAA AATCGACGGTAAATTCAACACGCTTGGAACACCACGTCGAACGTCTCCGAAGTTTTCCATCCTCAAATCTATGGAACCGAAATCATCGACCGACACTCATACATCGCCACTTCGTAGCTCCGAGCTGGTTCAAAAGCGTCAGACacaattccagaaaaacaacACCTCCTACTCGAGCATGTCGAACAAACTGTTCCGACGCTCCCTAATTGGCAAAAAGCAACAGCAAAATCAATTCTCCGTCAACATATCGGATTCAACGCCTGAAATCGATTCATCGGGCCATTCGAACGCTTCAATATCGTCTTACAGTAAACTACTCGCTAAAAGCAGTCACAATCTGTGCGACGACGAAAAAATTAGTCTTAGTCTAGTCAGCCCGCTGATCGCCACCAATCTCTCCGCCAAACAACGGGACAACTTATCCGACCCGAAATTCGATTCGAGTGCTGGCAATTATTGTACCTTGCCGAGGCGACCCAAGTCAGCCTTATGTTCATTCCAAACGATCGTGTTCGAAAAGGGGCCCGGCAAGAAATCGCTCGGCTTCACAATCGTTGGAGGTGTTGACAGTCCACGCGGTGCTTTAggtattttcatcaaaaacattttgccgTCTGGCCAAGCAGCTGAGGACGGTCGTTTGCAGGCGGGCGATGAGATTTTAGCGGTTAACGGACATGTGTGTCATGATTTGTCGCACGAGGAAGCGGTTAAATTGATCAAGGGCGTTAAGCAAGGCGAAATTGCATTAAATATTTGTCGTAGACATAAGATGAGCGTTAAAAATGTTGCTACTTAA